In Oncorhynchus clarkii lewisi isolate Uvic-CL-2024 chromosome 16, UVic_Ocla_1.0, whole genome shotgun sequence, one genomic interval encodes:
- the LOC139368022 gene encoding trichohyalin-like: protein MTCVEKRQHVSHRNTMLHHRFPNGFTEIFLDETDREVSTLTDRAFRSLCIGDEAVYNDEFSYGFPFSCHKPLVEKPLEKTKDAGTKHQLNGAKDTQPWRQKKSMSNVLIKNSDFKEPNGNSWDKSALFSIERELSEFSSDYKNLTAKKSEKNAKSSKTKNGQSIFKLRKLNIKNFFLHSEFSPFQSWRDFNRFPLGQDGITSILPVVDNLPKWYDSPLYKQLTEAHRIDTLLAEETEQQCQKPVEPPPPPRPPPKVLPKPSAPEKRSASDTSSKGETNAPWRRNRARAKSAVPVNQPGVLCPPTETPKLMEEIPLLYKKEVKSAKVKEVEKSCSLTNTPFSISQLMTPVILFRQATDTSEILSAVLSPSLLDLPLLDIEHVSPVISRSTSEVVKRDSYKSIASSLLFNLKDNRKRVKSRYSPPKFKTEQADRSTLSPKLLEQRLLKYAKAPSDGIASGFSTPAILASGLSTPPILLDGQPICSPAVSESSNAGLRKYIDSDISDDYLISNLLQTKREAAGSRSPGSPFTHSKVNKRSLTTKQTYPTLNLYKSPAGPEMKHFSPSLSKDTLSIATPNKGLSLNISDKTTYHPSAQKKGISLNIPEKPEKEMLQRKEKDISDQPVHTIRNTAQNKVASPNLPAAQNKVSSPNLTANAKQPTKDTVELKEEHIGERTVNTREAITAIRETLTTAQNKVLFSKRKDHTKRSTKDMSELKVKYAVEEVTKAGLEAISTAQTKILSPNRTEAVEELTMNKNNIVKTEASQEKDDNAIVVEDRHSLHSLSVPSHRRIERQTTGETYPTDNTLTNGFIECAEKEKEMILSEKEKEPVKKQGRFKHVFSARQNNYIKSQRYAMKESGEKVEDEEDFEPKMEVNNKKDVDEEVHYTEKMVHKEMNDSEKKVSDLHALKELEKARLGEHLIMDSENLNLEPGIDRETKAKNNLISRELRNIKRGMLSMRGNTFAKKEAFVNKEKEQTKHNVFSKIDNNVVINKSLINDNYDKAKMALEEIISDREEKRKKKVLKNKEEDVNTVPGENTDDSCNVRVQERRQARQESIRTAAEEEQKEARERLGDLRDHHHHQTQEIITKTETQLGGNHRLGATIYAEEKKLATRPIREDQETRNIINNVSDKQKYNIRSSKYSAEKSDRTVARQLSIETSDDTSTNDEVVREESQSDAPVLKPEAPPRSKKGNTEKEDSTEEEKECGNVMNIIEEDIKNRELSRRDSTNDTIQQQRNTRARGKVSNREALDAKIKAERQTDALETETTTEQDTPIIQNNPQKKTILEDYSKHSKHPHETNASFLLSEEKENEMKALLNESQTNKLPVREPKAEQTPNNMEQQEQPCVRRKAPLKPSKDNSKPSNQVSITTEDESIMEKETMKKRQATEESNKSVKISEDIANVDEDIRELVSPLSNSSSINQSQQDQTSMSSKSSYFSVASSLQRNNETDSNIYHSLENLIAELEEVEEGVEDVAERVRWDLESKIEVEYYSVSDHENEEVKDKPVIPSRRDRETSRKEDNESRAREMDKIGWLQSSMDNTNSQTPTSQSNASSPVLGKPALFKVKDNTFKHHVSPVTKTVKQVLHKTNHDPAERAPWSPRESLSGSERSEEDPFNHLKESIEIPSPYNVATTPDKHFKPKETASPHSPQSPLSPSKLAPEHSQKDKRAPWSPMECLSGSERGEKDHLDIPEPHAAATTPDKHLKPKEVQSYHATHSPLSPTKLTPENTPKSQQYGSFLTVPQEDYIHSGVSPSSEGGTSTVDTADNNPEDSKVQSGSVCSGNDTQGPGRPPVVPPKSEKALLKAMKLTTRRIRKEEKGSQPHKSRSSRSDKNKIDKSSEHKNSSSDSIDKHCSSKKQHQERTEHISHSSEKHSRGESEHQGRRNEKPRQDESERQAYKSEKHHNGVPEHQSHANEKPPTEKKEHSSHSSEKHRQGRSIDEQRHGESEHQGRKSDKQSPGDSKREGRSSEKHGRGMQEKRFRSSDRAVSENKRQNSERSTSERTPRHRAQSMDGHIGDKVEQRIRSSETSPRDRPVPRSQRIEKSIREELSQRGRAQERSNREKTENWNHSVDSYASDVIDLTSPHPNLSRQSSYTSQFSRQSSIEHGYTSYPMTQRKLLQDPDSGQYFVVDMSVQVQTKTFFDPKTGNYVQLPVQPPEGPVSQASTMEVITAPMVLYNGSFVPVPVSSIPSQKSTVPASQLDQEDFEQRLERQRYKHTNDGHRYLEPVNGSQDHMLGEFLGTEDLYDCMS from the coding sequence ATGACCTGTGTGGAGAAGCGCCAACACGTGAGCCACCGGAACACCATGCTCCACCACCGCTTCCCCAACGGCTTCACTGAAATCTTCCTGGACGAGACGGACCGAGAGGTCAGCACGCTCACTGACCGAGCCTTCCGGAGCCTGTGCATCGGAGACGAGGCCGTGTACAACGATGAGTTCTCATATGGATTCCCTTTCAGCTGTCACAAGCCCCTAGTGGAGAAGCCCCTGGAAAAGACTAAAGACGCTGGTACAAAGCACCAACTCAATGGTGCCAAAGACACTCAACCCTGGAGGCAGAAGAAGAGCATGTCCAACGTGTTGATTAAAAATAGTGATTTTAAGGAACCTAACGGGAACTCGTGGGATAAGTCGGCCCTCTTCAGCATCGAAAGGGAACTATCAGAATTCTCCTCGGATTACAAGAACCTCACAGCCAAGAAATCAGAAAAAAATGCAAAGTCCTCCAAGACTAAAAATGGCCAATCTATTTTCAAGCTGCGGAAGCTGAATATCAAAAACTTTTTTCTCCACAGCGAGTTCAGCCCGTTCCAATCGTGGAGGGATTTTAACCGCTTTCCGTTAGGTCAAGACGGCATCACCTCCATTCTCCCGGTGGTGGACAACCTCCCTAAATGGTATGACTCCCCGCTATACAAACAACTGACTGAGGCGCATCGAATAGATACACTGCTTGCGGAGGAGACAGAGCAGCAGTGCCAGAAACCAGTcgaaccccctcctcctcctcgtcctccaccCAAGGTTCTGCCAAAACCCTCTGCCCCCGAGAAGAGGTCTGCGTCGGACACCTCTTCTAAGGGTGAAACCAACGCCCCCTGGaggagaaacagagcgagagccAAGAGTGCTGTACCTGTCAACCAACCGGGAGTACTTTGCCCTCCCACTGAAACCCCAAAACTGATGGAGGAGATTCCTCTGCTGTATAAAAAGGAAGTCAAGTCGGCAAAGGTGAAAGAAGTGGAAAAGTCGTGCTCTTTGACCAATACTCCATTCAGCATTTCTCAGCTGATGACACCCGTAATACTGTTCAGACAGGCTACAGACACCTCAGAGATCCTGTCagcagtgctctctccctctcttctcgaTCTCCCCCTCCTAGACATAGAGCATGTGTCGCCAGTCATATCAAGGTCGACCTCCGAGGTCGTCAAACGAGACAGCTACAAATCTATTGCGTCCAGTTTGTTGTTCAACCTCAAGGATAACAGGAAGAGGGTCAAGAGCAGGTACAGCCCGCCAAAGTTCAAAACCGAACAGGCGGATCGTAGCACTCTGTCTCCAAAGCTGCTGGAACAGAGACTACTCAAATATGCAAAAGCTCCTTCTGATGGTATAGCCTCTGGCTTCAGTACACCTGCCATTCTAGCCTCCGGTTTAAGCACACCTCCCATTCTATTAGATGGACAGCCTATCTGTAGCCCAGCTGTTTCAGAATCTAGCAATGCTGGTCTTAGGAAATATATAGATTCGGATATATCAGACGATTACTTGATATCCAACTTATTGCAAACCAAAAGAGAGGCTGCGGGTAGCAGGAGCCCTGGGTCGCCCTTCACACACTCAAAGGTGAACAAGCGCTCCCTGACTACAAAACAAACATACCCAACTCTGAACTTGTACAAGAGTCCTGCGGGGCCAGAGATGAAACACTTCTCACCGTCATTGAGTAAGGATACTTTGTCCATTGCCACACCCAACAAAGGACTTTCTCTGAATATTTCAGACAAGACAACGTACCATCCTAGTGCACAAAAGAAAGGGATTTCTCTGAATATACCAGAAAAGCCAGAAAAAGAGATGTTGCAGCGAAAGGAGAAAGACATCAGTGACCAGCCTGTACATACAATAAGGAATACAGCACAGAACAAAGTGGCATCTCCCAATTTACCTGCAGCGCAAAACAAAGTGTCGTCGCCAAATTTAACAGCCAACGCTAAACAACCAACAAAAGACACTGTGGAATTGAAGGAAGAACACATCGGTGAACGGACTGTAAATACAAGAGAAGCCATCACAGCTATTAGGGAGACATTAACTACAGCCCAAAATAAAGTGCTGTTCTCGAAAAGAAAAGACCATACCAAAAGGTCAACAAAGGACATGAGCGAGTTAAAGGTCAAATATGCAGTTGAAGAGGTTACGAAAGCCGGTTTGGAAGCAATATCCACCGCTCAAACCAAAATATTATCTCCCAATAGAACAGAAGCTGTAGAAGAATTAACCATGAACAAGAACAACATCGTCAAAACAGAGGCGTCCCAAGAGAAAGATGACAATGCAATTGTAGTCGAGGATAGACATTCACTTCATTCCCTTTCAGTGCCAAGCCACAGACGGATAGAGCGACAGACAACAGGTGAGACATATCCAACTGACAACACACTCACCAACGGATTTATAGAATGTGcggaaaaagagaaagaaatgaTTTTGTCAGAAAAGGAGAAGGAGCCGGTTAAAAAGCAAGGCAGGTTTAAACACGTGTTTTCAGCGAGACAAAACAACTATATTAAAAGCCAAAGATATGCAATGAAGGAGAGTGGCGAGAAAGTGGAAGATGAGGAGGATTTTGAACCTAAAATGGAGGTAAATAATAAGAAAGATGTGGATGAAGAAGTACATTATACAGAGAAGATGGTGCACAAAGAAATGAACGATAGCGAAAAGAAAGTAAGTGACTTACATGCACTGAAAGAGCTGGAAAAGGCTAGATTGGGTGAACACCTTATCATGGACAGTGAGAATTTGAACCTCGAACCAGGGATAGATAGGGAGACAAAGGCAAAAAACAATTTAATTTCCAGGGAGCTTAGGAACATCAAAAGGGGTATGCTTTCTATGCGAGGAAACACATTCGCTAAAAAAGAGGCATTTGTGAACAAAGAGAAGGAACAAACTAAGCATAATGTATTCTCAAAGATAGACAACAACGTTGTTATAAACAAGTCATTGATCAACGACAATTATGACAAGGCTAAAATGGCCCTTGAGGAAATCATATCGGATAGAGAAGAGAAACGTAAAAAGAAAGTCTTAAAGAATAAAGAAGAGGATGTCAATACAGTCCCAGGTGAGAACACTGATGATAGTTGTAATGTTAGAGTCCAAGAGCGTAGACAAGCAAGACAGGAATCTATCAGGACAGCAGCAGAGGAGGAACAaaaggaggcgagagagaggCTCGGAGATCTGagggatcatcatcatcatcagacacAAGAAATCATTACCAAGACTGAGACACAACTTGGTGGAAATCACAGGTTGGGTGCCACAATCTATGCTGAAGAAAAGAAGCTCGCAACAAGACCTATCAGGGAGGATCAAGAGACTAGAAACATCATCAATAATGTCAGTGACAAACAAAAATACAATATTAGATCCAGCAAATACTCAGCAGAGAAGAGTGATAGAACTGTTGCTAGACAGTTATCTATTGAAACAAGCGATGACACCTCTACAAATGATGAGGTCGTCAGAGAGGAGAGTCAATCAGACGCACCCGTTCTCAAACCAGAGGCACCACCGAGGAGCAAGAAAGGGAACACTGAAAAAGAGGACagcacagaggaggagaaagaatgtGGGAATGTTATGAATATAATTGAGGAGGATATAAAGAATAGAGAACTTTCAAGAAGGGATAGTACTAATGACACAATTCAACAACAAAGGAACACACGGGCAAGAGGCAAGGTCTCAAACAGGGAGGCCCTTGATGCAAAGATAAAAGCAGAAAGACAAACAGATGCACTTGAAACAGAGACGACGACTGAGCAAGATACGCCAATTATACAAAATAATCCCCAGAAGAAGACTATTCTAGAAGACTATTCTAAACATTCAAAGCATCCCCATGAAACAAATGCCTCTTTTTTACTCAGTGAAGAGAAGGAAAATGAAATGAAGGCTTTATTAAATGAAAGCCAAACTAATAAACTTCCTGTAAGGGAGCCCAAAGCAGAACAAACACCAAACAATATGGAACAACAGGAACAACCCTGTGTAAGAAGGAAGGCCCCATTAAAACCAAGCAAAGATAATTCAAAACCTTCAAACCAAGTAAGCATCACTACTGAGGATGAATCAATAATGGAAAAAGAGACCATGAAAAAGAGGCAAGCAACTGAAGAGTCAAACAAATCAGTTAAGATTAGTGAAGATATTGCAAATGTTGATGAAGATATTAGAGAATTAGTGTCTCCGTTGTCAAATAGCAGTAGTATAAATCAAAGTCAACAGGATCAAACCAGTATGTCCTCAAAGTCATCATATTTCTCTGTCGCGAGTTCATTGCAAAGAAACAACGAAACTGACTCAAACATCTATCACTCTTTGGAGAATTTGATTGCTGAATTAGAGGAGGTTGAGGAAGGAGTAGAGGATGTGGCAGAACGTGTGAGATGGGATTTGGAGTCTAAGATAGAAGTGGAGTATTACTCGGTAAGTGATCATGAAAATGAGGAAGTTAAAGACAAGCCAGTAATCCCTTCCAGGCGAGATAGGGAAACATCCCGGAAGGAGGACAACGAGTCAAGAGCCAGAGAGATGGACAAAATTGGATGGCTCCAGAGCTCCATGGACAACACAAACAGTCAAACGCCAACATCTCAGTCCAACGCCTCTTCACCAGTTCTGGGGAAACCGGCTCTATTCAAAGTGAAAGACAACACATTCAAGCATCATGTCTCACCTGTAACCAAGACAGTGAAACAGGTTCTGCACAAGACAAACCATGACCCAGCGGAACGTGCACCGTGGTCACCTAGGGAAAGCTTGAGTGGCTCTGAGAGGAGCGAGGAAGATCCTTTCAATCATCTTAAAGAGTCTATTGAAATACCGTCACCCTATAATGTCGCCACCACACCAGACAAACACTTCAAACCCAAAGAGACGGCATCTCCCCACTCTCCACAGTCACCGCTGTCTCCCTCAAAACTAGCCCCCGAACACAGTCAGAAAGACAAACGTGCGCCATGGTCACCCATGGAGTGCTTGAGTGGCTCTGAGAGGGGCGAGAAAGATCATCTTGATATCCCTGAACcccatgctgctgccaccacaccAGACAAACACCTCAAACCCAAAGAGGTTCAATCTTACCACGCTACACACTCCCCACTGTCTCCCACAAAACTGACCCCCGAAAACACCCCAAAAAGCCAACAATATGGGTCTTTCCTCACTGTCCCTCAGGAAGATTACATACATTCGGGGGTGAGTCCATCATCAGAAGGGGGGACAAGCACAGTGGATACAGCTGATAACAACCCAGAGGACTCCAAGGTGCAGTCTGGGTCAGTCTGCAGCGGGAATGACACCCAAGGCCCCGGCAGACCCCCCGTGGTCCCTCCCAAGTCAGAGAAGGCCCTCCTCAAAGCCATGAAGCTGACCACCAGAAGGATCCGAAAGGAGGAGAAGGGAAGTCAACCACACAAGAGCCGCAGCAGTAGAAGTGATAAAAACAAGATTGATAAATCATCGGAGCATAAAAATAGTAGCAGTGATAGTATTGACAAGCATTGTAGTAGTAAGAAGCAACATCAGGAAAGGACCGAACACATCAGCCATAGCAGTGAGAAGCACAGCCGTGGTGAATCGGAGCATCAAGGCCGTAGAAATGAAAAGCCCAGGCAGGATGAATCAGAGCGTCAAGCCTATAAGAGTGAGAAGCACCACAATGGTGTACCTGAACATCAGAGCCATGCTAATGAGAAGCCCCCGACAGAAAAAAAAGAGCACAGCAGTCATAGTAGTGAGAAACACAGGCAAGGACGCAGCATTGACGAACAGAGGCATGGTGAATCAGAGCATCAAGGCCGTAAGAGTGACAAGCAAAGTCCTGGTGATTCCAAGCGTGAGGGCCGTAGTAGTGAGAAACACGGCCGAGGGATGCAAGAAAAGAGATTCCGCAGCAGCGACAGAGCTGTCAGTGAGAATAAAAGGCAAAACAGTGAGAGATCCACAAGTGAGAGAACCCCGCGTCATAGAGCTCAGAGCATGGATGGACACATCGGTGATAAAGTGGAACAGAGAATTCGTAGTAGTGAGACATCTCCTAGGGACAGACCAGTACCGAGGAGTCAGCGTATTGAGAAGTCCATTAGGGAGGAGCTGTCTCAGAGGGGCCGAGCCCAAGAGAGATccaacagagagaaaacagagaattGGAACCATAGTGTTGATTCCTATGCCAGTGACGTTATAGACTTGACATCACCTCACCCTAATCTATCCCGCCAGTCCAGTTACACCAGCCAATTCTCTCGTCAGTCCAGCATCGAGCACGGTTACACCTCCTACCCAATGACCCAACGGAAGTTGCTGCAGGATCCAGACTCGGGGCAGTACTTCGTAGTTGACATGTCCGTCCAGGTCCAAACGAAGACCTTCTTTGATCCCAAAACTGGGAATTATGTGCAGTTAcctgttcagcctcctgagggccCTGTGTCTCAGGCTTCCACCATGGAGGTGATAACCGCACCAATGGTACTCTATAACGGTTCCTTTGTCCCAGTGCCTGTCTCATCCATCCCATCACAGAAATCCACTGTCCCCGCCTCACAGTTGGACCAGGAAGACTTTGAACAAAGGCTGGAAAGGCAGAGGTATAAACACACAAACGATGGTCATCGCTACCTAGAGCCAGTGAACGGTTCCCAAGATCACATGCTAGGGGAGTTCTTAGGCACTGAGGATCTTTATGACTGTATGAGCTGA
- the LOC139367465 gene encoding bone morphogenetic protein 2-like codes for MILQGLLVWLVLTLPLRTVSMFTISYDEESKETVWKENRLDITKSAKKMDELFNPKDLPETSSVPHRKAPQFMLDLFNSVADSNGYPRNSEKLEGNVVRSFEDRGHAGGRFHFFNLSSFARDERMIKAEFRWFRQKQRLFLGQAYGPHFYKVDLYEVLDNRVKPWRGNLITSRLLPLYTQGWEVFNVTQTVSNWIRNSEENNSILVVTTLPSGKWIKSVLQSSERQGESPTENAFLVIFSDDGRGSTTNQSLNQGHVSHATAHDNPAKVLRQDSGSRRRRAAPSYHRSRPMSCQRIPLFVDFEEIGWAGWIISPRGYNAYHCKGSCPFPLGESLRATNHATVQSIMHALKLSNDVNTPCCVPDKLQSISLLYFDDEENVVLKQYDDMVAVSCGCH; via the exons ATGATATTACAGGGTCTACTCGTCTGGCTAGTCCTCACATTACCGCTAAGAACCGTGTCCATGTTCACTATCTCTTATGACGAAGAATCCAAAGAAACTGTTTGGAAAGAGAACCGTTTGGATATAACAAAGTCGGCTAAGAAGATGGACGAATTGTTCAATCCGAAGGATTTGCCTGAGACCTCTTCAGTGCCTCATAGAAAGGCACCTCAGTTTATGCTGGACTTGTTCAACTCAGTGGCGGACTCCAATGGATACCCCAGGAACTCGGAGAAACTAGAGGGCAATGTGGTGCGGAGCTTCGAGGACAGAG GACATGCCGGTGGAAGGTTTCATTTCTTCAATTTGTCCTCATTTGCCAGAGATGAGAGAATGATCAAAGCAGAATTTCGCTGGTTCAGGCAAAAACAACGACTTTTCCTTGGGCAGGCATATGGACCCCATTTCTACAAG GTGGACCTATATGAGGTGTTGGACAACAGAGTAAAACCTTGGAGAGGGAATCTAATCACGTCAAGACTGTTGCCTTTATACACTCAGGGATGGGAAGTCTTCAACGTCACACAAACA GTGTCCAACTGGATTCGCAACAGTGAGGAGAATAATAGTATTTTGGTGGTTACTACTCTGCCATCAGGGAAATGGATTAAGTCAGTCCTGCAGTcttcagagagacagggagaatcaCCTACGGAGAATGCTTTCCTGGTTATATTCTCAGACGACGGAAGAGGCTCGACCACGAATCAGTCACTAAATCAAG GACATGTCAGCCACGCCACCGCACATGACAATCCTGCGAAGGTATTGCGTCAAGACAGCGGGAGCAGAAGGAGGCGCGCAGCCCCAAGTTATCACCGCAGCCGCCCCATGTCCTGCCAGCGTATCCCCCTCTTTGTGGACTTCGAGGAGATCGGCTGGGCAGGCTGGATCATCTCTCCACGGGGGTACAACGCTTACCACTGCAAGGGCTCCTGCCCGTTCCCACTCGGAGAGAGTCTCCGCGCCACGAATCATGCCACTGTGCAGTCCATCATGCATGCACTAAAGCTCTCCAACGACGTGAATACACCATGCTGCGTGCCTGACAAACTACAGTCCATCAGCCTTCTCTATTTTGACGACGAGGAAAACGTAGTTCTTAAACAGTATGACGATATGGTGGCAGTCAGCTGTGGCTGTCATTGA